In Fibrobacter sp. UWR2, a single window of DNA contains:
- the epmA gene encoding EF-P lysine aminoacylase EpmA, whose protein sequence is MSEGLEFTPTCDRETWILRQSLMNKVRQFFERHGVLEVETPVLSNAGGTDPQLDYFEVDGTPRHYLMTSPEFHMKRLLSAGFGDIFQITKSFRKDEFGSHHNNEFSMVEWYRVGMPQEQLMDEVEQLVSEITGKPLHARRTRWIDAFKNYAGINPFCKDLDNFVETCEYHDVPVPEAMERMSREDWWDYLMVFVIEPALASNGPEFIMDYPPSQAALAQTYTDKDGYLWARRFELFVDKVELCNGYTELTDADEQRRRFEADLEIRRHMGKPLPPVDEYFLAALESGMPACSGVALGLDRLFMLALNKPEIKDVVLFPSPIA, encoded by the coding sequence ATGTCCGAAGGTTTGGAGTTTACACCGACATGTGACCGCGAGACATGGATCTTGCGGCAATCCCTGATGAACAAGGTGCGCCAGTTCTTTGAACGGCACGGCGTGCTCGAGGTGGAAACTCCTGTGCTTTCGAATGCTGGCGGTACAGACCCGCAGCTCGATTATTTCGAGGTGGACGGTACTCCGAGGCATTATTTGATGACGAGCCCCGAGTTCCACATGAAGCGCCTGCTTTCGGCGGGGTTCGGCGACATTTTCCAGATAACCAAGTCCTTCCGCAAGGATGAATTCGGTAGCCACCACAACAACGAGTTCAGCATGGTGGAGTGGTACCGCGTGGGCATGCCGCAGGAACAACTCATGGACGAAGTAGAACAGCTCGTGAGTGAAATTACCGGCAAGCCGCTGCATGCGCGCCGCACCCGCTGGATAGATGCGTTCAAGAACTACGCCGGCATTAACCCCTTCTGCAAGGATTTGGACAACTTTGTCGAAACTTGCGAATACCACGACGTGCCTGTGCCCGAGGCTATGGAACGCATGAGCCGCGAGGACTGGTGGGACTACCTGATGGTATTTGTCATCGAGCCCGCGCTTGCATCGAATGGTCCGGAGTTCATTATGGATTACCCGCCTTCGCAGGCAGCGCTCGCGCAGACGTATACCGACAAGGACGGTTACCTCTGGGCACGCCGTTTTGAGCTCTTTGTAGACAAAGTAGAATTGTGCAACGGGTACACCGAACTCACCGATGCCGACGAACAGCGCCGCAGGTTCGAAGCAGACCTGGAAATCCGCCGCCATATGGGGAAACCGCTCCCGCCGGTCGACGAATACTTCCTTGCAGCGCTTGAATCAGGGATGCCTGCTTGTTCTGGCGTGGCGCTTGGTCTTGACCGCCTGTTCATGCTTGCCTTGAACAAGCCCGAAATCAAGGACGTCGTGCTGTTCCCGAGCCCGATAGCCTAA
- a CDS encoding TlpA disulfide reductase family protein, which produces MRFISSKSIGIAVLIAFLFLAYLVYREKAQPFQTLPETIGNFEAIDVEGGKTNFDALKGKATLIVLSASWCPACIAELPSLEKLQREFAGNGFKILMVSEDDNVKIASRFKKKYNMTWTMVHWNYNLMNMLGNPRVIPVSYLIDEDGKIDYVEAGIIDEKKMSRAIKALVR; this is translated from the coding sequence ATGCGCTTTATATCGTCCAAAAGCATTGGCATCGCCGTTTTGATTGCCTTTTTGTTCCTCGCGTACCTGGTGTACCGCGAGAAGGCGCAGCCGTTCCAGACCCTGCCCGAAACCATCGGGAACTTCGAGGCAATCGATGTCGAAGGCGGGAAGACGAACTTCGATGCACTCAAGGGCAAGGCGACACTCATCGTGCTGAGCGCAAGCTGGTGCCCCGCATGCATTGCAGAACTGCCCTCGCTCGAAAAGTTGCAACGCGAATTCGCAGGCAACGGATTCAAGATCCTAATGGTGAGCGAAGACGACAACGTGAAGATTGCTTCGCGCTTCAAAAAGAAGTACAACATGACCTGGACCATGGTGCACTGGAACTACAACCTGATGAACATGCTAGGCAACCCGCGCGTAATCCCCGTAAGCTACCTCATCGACGAAGACGGAAAAATCGACTACGTCGAGGCGGGAATCATCGACGAAAAAAAGATGTCGCGGGCTATCAAGGCGCTGGTAAGGTAA